A section of the Triticum dicoccoides isolate Atlit2015 ecotype Zavitan chromosome 7A, WEW_v2.0, whole genome shotgun sequence genome encodes:
- the LOC119328336 gene encoding acyl transferase 5-like has product MTNTPTVTKSPPALIPPAGPTPCGTLPLSSIDKTVAGSGFVNLMQVFPLPSISAARKDQGAVAAVAAMRDGFARALVPYYPVAGRIVSSGLAVDCTGEGIWFVEAAASCTLADVDGLDCCPLLIPGELLLPRPPPGEKLNDLILMAQATRFTCGGFAVGIRFSHAVFDGHGAAQFLTAVGELARGLKVPSVAPVWDRDAIPDPPSPLPGQLTEFRLVTQVADISAESIARVKDDFKQAAATSMGEVCSTFDAVTAVVFKCRALALASALPDDAEVRMAFAASTRHLLRGVLPTVEGYYGNCVFLACATRTGRAVREATLAEVVGAVREAKEAVPARFAGWMRGVEQYDVPPLDYSTVTLSDWSRLGFDEVDYGFGAPGYVFPLNDHVNFVAALNYVRPPAPRRGGIRVVLHCVEEPHAAAFAVELAKFA; this is encoded by the coding sequence ATGACGAACACGCCCACCGTTACCAAGTCGCCGCCGGCGCTCATCCCGCCGGCGGGGCCTACCCCCTGCGGCACCCTCCCGCTCTCCTCCATTGACAAGACCGTCGCCGGCTCCGGCTTTGTGAACCTTATGCAGGTCTTTCCCCtgccctcgatctccgccgcccgcAAGGACCAGGGCGCAGTCGCGGCCGTGGCCGCAATGCGCGACGGGTTCGCGAGGGCGCTTGTGCCGTACTATCCGGTGGCCGGCCGCATCGTCTCGAGCGGCCTCGCGGTGGACTGCACCGGGGAGGGCATCTGGTTTGTGGAAGCAGCCGCGAGCTGCACGCTCGCCGACGTGGACGGCCTCGACTGCTGCCCGCTGCTCATCCCAGGagagctcctcctccctcgcccTCCCCCCGGCGAGAAGCTCAACGACCTCATCCTCATGGCCCAGGCCACGAGGTTCACCTGCGGCGGGTTCGCCGTCGGGATCCGCTTCAGCCACGCGGTGTTCGACGGGCATGGGGCTGCGCAGTTCCTTACGGCGGTGGGGGAGCTAGCGCGGGGGCTCAAGGTGCCGTCAGTGGCTCCGGTGTGGGACCGCGACGCGATCCCAGACCCTCCAAGCCCGCTGCCGGGGCAGCTCACGGAGTTCAGGCTCGTGACCCAGGTGGCCGACATCTCGGCGGAGAGCATCGCGCGCGTGAAGGACGACTTCAAGCAGGCTGCCGCGACATCGATGGGGGAGGTGTGCTCCACCTTTGACGCGGTGACGGCCGTGGTGTTCAAGTGCCGCGCGCTGGCGCTGGCGTCGGCGCTCCCCGACGACGCCGAGGTCCGGATGGCCTTTGCCGCCAGCACGCGGCACCTTCTCCGCGGCGTGCTGCCGACGGTGGAGGGCTACTACGGCAACTGCGTATTCCTGGCGTGCGCCACGAGGACCGGCAGGGCCGTCCGGGAGGCCACGCTGGCGGAGGTGGTCGGCGCGGTACGGGAGGCGAAGGAGGCGGTTCCCGCTCGGTTCGCGGGCTGGATGCGCGGCGTCGAGCAGTACGACGTGCCGCCGCTGGACTACAGCACAGTGACGTTGTCGGACTGGAGTCGTCTCGGCTTCGACGAGGTGGACTACGGCTTCGGTGCGCCCGGGTACGTGTTCCCGCTCAACGACCACGTCAATTTCGTCGCGGCGCTCAACTACGTCAGGCCGCCGGCGCCCAGGCGTGGGGGCATCCGGGTGGTGCTCCACTGCGTCGAGGAGCCTCATGCCGCCGCGTTCGCCGTCGAGCTCGCCAAGTTCGCCTAG